The window ATCATACTCTCTTCAGTATAGAGAGAAACCCCCTTAAAACGCACAGAACTAAAGAGATTTGAGCGAGAATAAAGCTCTCCTGCATAGAGATGTGCATTGAGACTCCCTATATCAGTGAAAGCATAAGTTTGTGTTCTCTCAAACTTCTTTTCACTATTCGGACTATATTGATAATTACTTCTAAAACGAAATGGTCCTAAATTAAGCCCAATCACACCGTAACTTGAGAAATTATTACTACTATAATGACCACCACCATCTCTTTTATAACGATTATAAGTTTTGAGCAAGTTATAATCTAAAAATAGACCACTAATACCATAATCACGCTGATTTGGTGGAACCCAATAAGGATCGAAGTCCACCAAATAAGCATGGGGCATACGAATCTTAATCTTTTGTTCTCTATCATCAAACTCTGCCGCAATTGCAGAATCATACTGCTCTAATCCATAGCATTCACCTGCATCAGTACTATTGACTAACGTTTTTTTAGCCCCTATACGGAGTTCCTTACTAATAGGAAGAGATGTTAACAGTTCATCGGTATAGCAGATATAGCTCTGCCCTTCCTCACTATAGAGATAGACAGGATAGTTATAGAAAATATTTTGCTCATTGATTACAATATCAGCAAGATATTTACCCGTAAATTGATCATTACTCCCCGCAAAGGCAGAAAGATCAACATTCTCAAACCCTAAAGATTCTAAAATCTTATTGTCAAATTCAAATGCATAACTGATAGGTGATAGCAGAGCTCCGATAAGAATTAGGGGTCCCCCTATTTTCACAACAGCTTTCATTAAAGGTTTCATTACTCAGTAACTCTTTCTAGGATAATTATCTAGGATTAGGATGATGATAGAGAGATGGCCGACAGGAAAAGTTTTCCTATCAATTTAATTGTCTTGAACTTATTTATAGATTCATTAACAGCACTTCTGAATTTAAGTTTTAAATAAATTTTAAATAAGTTGATTAAGTTACACAGCACATCGTCACCACTACTCAATTGATTCAAAAGTAGCTATCCCTCAATAAGATTGCGGGATACCTACCCTTCATTTCAATAGAAATTAAAGTACTACCAGTCATAAAGATGGTTGTTCTTGATTTCTAATTTTTTGCTAGAGTGACTTATTTATAACTTGCAACAAATGATACAGTTGTCTCTACATTACCAGCTGTTACACCTGTTTCTGCACCAACCATACGTCCACGTACGTTATAAGTTGCTGTTCCATTAACAGGGTCAATTGTAGCCACTAAAGGTTTTGTCAAACCATCTGGTGTAACTTTCTCACCATCAATTTCGACTTCGATGCCTACCTTCTTAGCAGATCCGTCATTTGCCCATAAGTTTGAGCCTATATCTGATTTTGATCCTTTTTGAATAGCGATCGTTACGGCTGTTAATTTTGGATCTTTTTCTGCAGTTTCTAAATTACAATCAACAAATCTTACTTGACCTGTTCCCCATGCACCCTCTACTTGTTTCATTAAATTTGCTTTAGGCATTGATCCAAGATTAATGTTTGCAGAGTTACCCGCAACAATTGTACAACCTTTTTCTGTTACTGTTCCTGTGAACTTAATTTGACCATCTGAACCTGCAGTCTGAGCAAATGCTGCTGTAGATAAAGATAATGCTGCGACTAATGCTAATGTTAGTTTTTTCATAATTTTCACAACCTTTTAATTCAATTAATTAAACATCTTGCCGATATCAGAAAGAAGGAGGTAAATATAAGTCAGATAGACCCCCCTCTATACCTCTCCATTTCAAGATGAAACAGAGAAGCGAAAAGAAACCTAACACAAAAAATATTTTAAAGTAAAGCAATCATGTTTTGATAACAGATTGATTTATACATAGAAAAACCCAATAAAATTAGATTAATTGATAATTATTATAATAATCACGATTCAATTAA of the Ignatzschineria indica genome contains:
- a CDS encoding fimbrial protein, producing MKKLTLALVAALSLSTAAFAQTAGSDGQIKFTGTVTEKGCTIVAGNSANINLGSMPKANLMKQVEGAWGTGQVRFVDCNLETAEKDPKLTAVTIAIQKGSKSDIGSNLWANDGSAKKVGIEVEIDGEKVTPDGLTKPLVATIDPVNGTATYNVRGRMVGAETGVTAGNVETTVSFVASYK